A genomic segment from Bdellovibrio sp. ArHS encodes:
- a CDS encoding TIGR02147 family protein — protein MTTTYPLHIQILKEEFEERASRNSGYSLRAFARDLGVSPAALSLLLNMKRGISEQKAGDIATRLGFTLYEKEEFLLSVTSQHSRSPGRREESLKKIEQMSNRANRQKKIAAEAFVAVQNWYCLAILELLELDHCIHKPIWFAEKLGLNVVVIKNALDNLTRAGLIEFSKGKYRALTEESTTEEDVPSQEIKNFHAQVMKRAEQSLFNDAVNDREFINMTLAFPEKEMQEAKKMIRDFQQAFADRFYAQTKKKRNSVYQLAVQFYRLDKKEK, from the coding sequence ATGACGACGACATATCCGCTCCATATTCAGATCTTGAAAGAAGAGTTCGAAGAACGAGCTTCCCGTAATAGCGGCTATTCCTTAAGAGCCTTTGCCAGAGACCTGGGGGTAAGCCCTGCAGCTTTGTCATTGCTCTTGAACATGAAAAGAGGAATCTCCGAGCAAAAGGCAGGAGATATTGCCACGCGCTTGGGCTTCACCCTTTATGAAAAGGAAGAGTTCCTGTTGAGTGTGACTTCACAACACTCGCGCAGTCCGGGACGCAGAGAAGAATCTTTGAAAAAGATCGAGCAAATGTCAAACCGCGCGAATCGTCAAAAAAAGATCGCAGCCGAGGCCTTTGTCGCCGTTCAGAACTGGTACTGCTTAGCGATCTTGGAGCTTTTGGAACTAGATCACTGCATTCATAAACCGATTTGGTTTGCAGAGAAGTTGGGACTGAATGTTGTTGTGATCAAAAATGCCCTAGATAACTTAACCCGTGCAGGGTTAATTGAGTTTTCCAAAGGCAAGTATCGTGCATTAACGGAAGAGTCGACGACGGAGGAAGATGTTCCTTCGCAAGAGATTAAGAACTTCCACGCGCAGGTGATGAAACGGGCTGAGCAATCATTGTTCAACGATGCTGTGAATGACCGTGAATTCATCAACATGACCTTGGCGTTTCCTGAAAAAGAAATGCAAGAAGCGAAAAAGATGATCCGCGATTTCCAGCAAGCCTTCGCAGATCGCTTTTACGCGCAAACCAAAAAGAAAAGAAATTCTGTCTATCAATTAGCTGTTCAATTTTATCGTCTTGATAAAAAGGAGAAATAA